A window of Corythoichthys intestinalis isolate RoL2023-P3 chromosome 14, ASM3026506v1, whole genome shotgun sequence contains these coding sequences:
- the si:dkey-7l6.3 gene encoding zinc finger and SCAN domain-containing protein 22 — translation MKTIATFQSQLAAIMEALTRAAVAEICELVDDSYAVFQMEINRSRKENDELRRKLELIESIVARGGVSVNVGESSAAVVPATESPEDRKEEPGDVHVQSSDEVDRSPPGCLSSGPTAEEDASAEDVFFVKREVASDDDEYCREPFVDEDGAEQTQAHNRTLAASSSPDGNYWELKTIAADVSAQPVYVSDGEISPSRKSSVSAVGSPNHVVALRGTRPDRDSAGADPGPPGVPAHPRRPMSERDAAFPPTDAVDRQQFFRVRRYACNYCGKWFSSARGLETHVRVHTGERPYSCEQCGKRFTQSGHLKTHQSVHTGERPFACQYCDKRFAGKQNLQIHLRKNHPLAAPQEG, via the exons ATGAAGACCATCGCGACCTTCCAATCGCAGCTGGCGGCCATCATGGAGGCTCTGACCCGGGCCGCCGTGGCGGAAATCTGCGAGCTGGTGGACGACAGCTACGCCGTCTTCCAGATGGAAATTAACCGCAGCCGCAAAGAGAACGACGAGCTCCGCCGGAAGCTCGAGCTCATCGAGAGCATCGTCGCTCGCGGCGGCGTCAGCGTCAACGTCGGCGAGAGCTCGGCTGCAGTCGTCCCGGCCACCGAGAGCCCGGAAGACCGCAAAGAAGAGCCCGGCGACG TGCACGTCCAGTCATCAGACGAGGTGGACCGGTCGCCGCCTGGATGTTTGTCGTCTGGGCCGACTGCTGAAGAG GATGCTTCGGCCGAGGACGTGTTTTTCGTCAAGCGGGAAGTGGCCAGCGATGACGACGAATACTGCCGTGAGccgttcgtggacgaggacg GAGCGGAACAGACGCAAGCACATAACAGGACACTCGCCGCCTCCTCGTCACCTGACGGCAATTATTGGGAGCTCAAGACAATCGCCGCAGACGTCTCGGCACAACCGGTCTACGTTTCCGACGGCGAAATCTCACCTTCGAGGAAAAGTTCAGTTTCGGCAGTAGGGAGTCCAAACCACGTGGTGGCTTTACGCGGCACCCGGCCGGACCGCGACTCCGCGGGGGCCGACCCGGGCCCGCCAGGCGTCCCGGCCCACCCCCGCCGCCCGATGAGCGAGCGCGACGCCGCCTTCCCTCCCACGGACGCGGTGGACCGGCAGCAATTTTTCAGAGTGCGGCGTTACGCGTGCAACTACTGCGGCAAGTGGTTCTCGTCGGCGCGCGGGCTGGAGACGCACGTGCGAGTCCACACGGGCGAACGGCCGTACAGCTGCGAACAGTGCGGAAAGCGCTTCACGCAGTCAGGCCACCTGAAGACGCACCAGAGCGTCCACACGGGCGAGCGACCGTTCGCCTGTCAGTACTGTGATAAACGCTTTGCCGGCAAGCAGAACCTGCAAATCCACTTGCGGAAAAACCACCCTTTGGCGGCGCCACAGGAAGGGTAA